The Montipora foliosa isolate CH-2021 chromosome 1, ASM3666993v2, whole genome shotgun sequence genome has a window encoding:
- the LOC137979662 gene encoding transcription factor sox-3-like, translated as MSGKDPDHIKRPMNAFMVWSKEKRRTMSQKNPKMHNSEISKILGAQWKKMPDEEKSKYIEEAKRLQQEHSQKHPDYKYKPRRRKQKQLIKKSTYSFPYTGAENAVHAAAAMKLSYAPTMAPDAMHYQQYYQMPQHAPYPTMYDMAAVHAQRPTHGFSAPPSHANSVHELPYTAVRPGEMMVPTPTGPHGHPSHIYSTSMDSGPTTSGVSAFTNAAQNIHAQQITEASPQYPPQLYTQRHV; from the coding sequence ATGAGCGGTAAAGATCCAGATCACATTAAGAGACCTATGAACGCTTTCATGGTGTGGTCCAAAGAGAAAAGGAGAACAATGTCGCAAAAAAACCCCAAGATGCACAATTCTGAAATCAGCAAGATTTTGGGAGCGCAGTGGAAAAAAATGCCCGACGAGGAAAAGTCGAAATACATTGAGGAAGCCAAGCGACTACAACAAGAACACAGCCAAAAACATCCCGATTACAAGTACAAGCCGCGgaggagaaaacagaaacaacTTATAAAGAAGTCAACATATTCTTTTCCTTACACTGGAGCGGAAAATGCGGTACACGCTGCCGCAGCAATGAAGCTATCTTACGCGCCTACGATGGCGCCTGATGCCATGCACTATCAACAATATTACCAAATGCCTCAACACGCTCCGTACCCGACTATGTATGACATGGCAGCCGTTCATGCTCAGAGGCCAACTCATGGCTTTTCAGCCCCTCCAAGCCACGCTAACAGCGTGCACGAATTACCCTACACTGCGGTGCGTCCCGGAGAAATGATGGTCCCTACACCGACAGGACCACACGGTCATCCGAGCCACATTTACAGTACATCTATGGATTCAGGACCCACTACCAGCGGCGTTTCGGCTTTTACCAACGCTGCACAGAACATTCACGCTCAGCAAATTACAGAAGCAAGCCCCCAATACCCTCCACAACTCTACACTCAACGGCATGTATAG